The nucleotide sequence tattcttgacaTCACTTTACTCTTATAATCCATCAATCACACCCAACTCCATCTAGTTTCTATAAAGTGCACTTCCACCCTCAGAATTCCTTTAAGGAATTGAGCTTCCCTCTCCTTACCATTTGTTTACAATTCCCTCTTTTAATTTCATGTTGAATCGTTTCCTCATTTAGGATTAAGAAATAAGTGATTAGCTACCCCTGGTTTGCACCAATGCCATTTGTTCTTCCCCCATTTACGACTCCCCTTAGAGAACACGAACTTTTAAGCCCAATTCTACAACAGTTTTCTTAATTCCTTCTATTTTGTCCCCCTCTTGCCTAGGTCCCCAGGCCTGGGTCCTCAGCTCACTGAGCACAGCCTCCCCTGATGAGCACACCATTGTTATGTAATAGTCTAACCCTGCCCATTCAGCTGTCAGGAAGCCCCAAGCCTGCAACCTCACTCTGCTTTCTTCATGGGTGCCCTGGTGAGAAGGTTGATGTTTTGGGGGTAGTCTTGCCAACCTCCCACTTGACTGCATTTTTCTGGGCAAAGGCGCTCTTACTCATGGGGCCTGCCTGGCTCCAGGTCCCCCTGACGGGTACTCTCTGGTTACTGGTGCTCTGGGCATTTCTATCCCCTGTCTGCTGCTCCCATGATCCACCAGTATGGCGCTTCGCTTCCTCTGAAATTGTGATCCCCAGGAAAGTGCCCCCTAGGAGGGGTGGAGTTGAGACGCCAGACCAGCTCTCCTACAGCATACGCTTCCAGGGCAGAAGGCATGTGATCCACATGAAGCTGAAGAAGGCCTTGCTGCCCAGACATTTTCCTATTATTACTAATAATGACCAAGGGGCCATGCAGGAGGACTATCCCTTTGTTCCCCGAGACTGTTACTACTACAGCTACCTGGAAGGAGTTCCGGGGTCCATGGCCACACTGGACACTTGCTATGGAGGTCTGCGTGGCATGATACAGGTGGATGACTCCACTTACGAAATCAAACCTCTGGAGGCTTCTTCCAAATTTGAACACCTGGTATCTTTGCTTGTGTCAGAAGAAAGACCAGGAGAGGCTCAAAAGTGTAACATTGACGACGAACAGGTGGATGAAGCATTTGAAAAGGTAAAACTTGCTGAAATTCCTAGAGCAGGCCCCGTTTATTTGTGGAGGCGTcataagaaacatataaaaattcactACACAATTACTAGTTCATTATCTTCAAAGATGGGTAAGAATATGACATTCATGATAGAGAATGTACTGATTATCAACAGCATACTACATACCATTTTCAAACAAGTTGATATGAATGTCTTCATACGTGTTATGTGCATATGGAGGGATGAGGATCCAGTACCCCTTGATAAATTCCCTAATATCCACGAGTCTGTATCTGATTTTGGTTTGTGGAAATCTAAAGGAATTTTTCGGGTAGCTTCACATGATACTTCACTTCTTTTAACAGGACATGCAGTTAAAGGAGCCCACTATTATACCAACAGGGATTCAATATGCAATCCCAACTGGGGAGCAGTGTATGTATTTGTAACAAGGGTTCACATATTTTTTGCTGCAACAGTTGCAGCACATTCAATATGTCATCACATGGGTGTAGCACATGATGCGGAGTATTGTGTTTGTTTTCGAAGAAGCCACTGTCTCATGAGAAATCCTGCCGGTCTTAGAGATCTAATGAGTAATTGTACTTTCTATCGTATTCATCGAAGAGTACATGAATGGGATGCTTGTTTAGGTTGGCCAAACCCTACTCCGTATAAAAATTTTCCTTATGTAGCACCCCGCTGTGGAGACAAGATCAAAAATGCGCAAGAAGAGTGTGATTGTGGCTCATTTAAAGACTGTGTTAATGATAGGTGTTGCGAAACCAATTGTGTCCTCAGAGGCGGCAGTCAATGTAACACAGGAGCTTGTTGCCAGAGGTGTAAACATGCTCCTTCTGGAATGATTTGCAGGGAAACACTTGGTATTTGTGATCTACCGGAATACTGTACTGGGCAAAACGA is from Microcebus murinus isolate Inina chromosome 6, M.murinus_Inina_mat1.0, whole genome shotgun sequence and encodes:
- the LOC105880282 gene encoding disintegrin and metalloproteinase domain-containing protein 20-like; the protein is MGPAWLQVPLTGTLWLLVLWAFLSPVCCSHDPPVWRFASSEIVIPRKVPPRRGGVETPDQLSYSIRFQGRRHVIHMKLKKALLPRHFPIITNNDQGAMQEDYPFVPRDCYYYSYLEGVPGSMATLDTCYGGLRGMIQVDDSTYEIKPLEASSKFEHLVSLLVSEERPGEAQKCNIDDEQVDEAFEKSFSVYTYHRLPYTSNAICRRGNSGSY